In one Poecilia reticulata strain Guanapo linkage group LG8, Guppy_female_1.0+MT, whole genome shotgun sequence genomic region, the following are encoded:
- the LOC103468136 gene encoding sarcoplasmic reticulum histidine-rich calcium-binding protein-like produces MASLRSLILAMLLALLCSFHTPLAPTAKAQDLPFHSEEGLMADDDDDDDDDDDDDDDDDDDDDDDDDDDDDDDDDDDDDDDBDDDDDDDDDDDDDDNDDDDDDDDDDDDDDDDDDDDDDDDDDDDDDDDDDDDDDDDDDDDDDDDDDDDDDDDDDDDDDDDDDDDDDSHEDDDDDDEHAYHKGSLCSYCEFCQHCDSCDKCPCEEGEKSEHCDDCKMCTYCNICPLCETVCKPGGLVDEVTGSIYKTVADVFDDDN; encoded by the exons ATGGCTTCATTAAGAAGTTTGATCCTTGCAATGCTGCTTGCACTACTCTGCTCCTTCCACACCCCATTGGCACCCACTGCAAAGGCCCAAGATCTGCCATTCCACTCTGAGGAGGGTCTAATGGCtgatgatgacgacgacgacgatgatgacgatgatgatgatgatgatgacgacgacgatgatgatgacgacgatgacgacgatgatgatgacgacgatgatgacgacgatgatgacGACRAYgatgatgacgacgacgatgacgacgatgatgatgacgatgacaacgacgatgacgacgacgatgatgacgatgatgacgacgatgatgatgatgatgatgacgatgatgatgacgacgatgatgatgatgatgacgatgatgatgatgacgacgatgatgatgacgacgatgacgatgatgatgatgacgatgatgacgatgatgacgacgatgatgacgatgatgatgacgatgatgatgatgacgatgatgatagTCATGAAG atgatgatgatgatgatgagcatGCTTATCACAAAGGCTCTCTGTGCTCATATTGTGAATTCTGTCAG CACTGTGACAGCTGTGATAAATGTCCCTGTGAAGAAGGAGAAAAGTCTGAACACTGTGATGACTGCAAG atgtgCACTTACTGCAACATATGTCCTCTTTGTGAAACTGTTTGCAAGCCTG